The DNA region GATAAAAAATTAGCTTGATAAGTACAGTGACTAATATAATAGACAGACCCCAATTTCCAACTAAAGCATGAATATGGCTCATAACCCAGAAAATAATTTCTGAGAAGAATGATAACATACCATAGTCTAGAGTTTTTTCTAGATTTGGTGCTAAGCTAACTAAGTTATCTTTAATGATAGGACCTGTATAAAGTACAGAAGATACATTTTGTGATTGATTTTGAGCTATTGTAACGCTAGTGTACTCGCCAGCCTCAAAAACATCATCATTTAGGTTTTTGTAGTATATTTTTGAATTTGATGATTGCGGTATCCAAGCAGTCATAAAGTAATGTTCTATGAATGCTACCCAACCTTGACCATTATTATCAACTACTGTTGGTTTACCATTAGTTTTAGAGATATCTTTAAATGATTCTTTTCTAAACTTATCTTGCGGAGTTGAATATGCAACTCCAGTGAAAGTGTAGCTATGGGCATTTAGTAAGCTAAAGCTATCTCCGGCAGGATTGAAATTTCTAGCTAATGAATCATCAACTATTATATCTATAGGCTTTGAGCTAGTATTAGTGATTTTTTGAGATATAGAAATATTATACTTAGAATCATCAAAAGTATATATTCTTGTTATATCTAGTCCATCTACAGAGCCAGATAAAGTTAGAACTTGCTTGTCACCCTGGTTTTTGACACCTTTGTTTTTAAATTCTATAATTGCTGGCTTTTTCTTTATAACAATATTAATCTTTGCAATATATTCGGAACCTTGTTTTTCTGTTAGAAGGTTCATCGGAGTTTTGTCTTTTAGGCTAATTGTATAGTCTTTTAAAGATGAAGAAGTGATAGCTCCATTTAGTAAACTAATTTTTAGGTTTTTGAAAACTTTAGTGTTTATAGTTACACTGTCAGCCTTATCATATTTTGAGAAACTAGTTTTTGCTGTTAAGTTAGGGGTTTGATCTTTAACTCCATTACCTGCTTTAGAATCTGCTGATTTTGTGTAATGACTATTTTCTTGAGTTTTAGCCGTTTGTTGCTCATTGTTGTTTGAAGGGAAGGTTTGTTCCCATCTTCCCATCAGAGATATAAACATTATTGCTATTGTGACTAATAGTAATATTCTTATATGGTTAGCTTTCATTATTTTTTTAAACCTTTTATTTTTGCCGGAACTGGATCAAAGTAGTCTCTTTTTGCTAATGGATGACAACGCAAGAGTCTACGTGTAGTTAAATACAATCCCTTTAGTATACCATGAGATTTTAGAGCTTCTAAAGCATATTCAGAACAAGTTGGATAATATCTACATCTAGCAGGCATAAAAGGGCTGATGCAGTAGCGATAGAGCTTGATTAATAATATAAAAAGAGCTGTTATGATTCTTTTAAAAAAAGATATAATTTTTCTAGAGATTGCCACAGTTCTTCCTTGGTAGCTTGGGATGCTGGTTTTTTGCCCAGTACAATCAGGCTTTTTTGATCTAATAAAAATTTGTTTAAACGAAAAAACTCTTTAGCAAGCCTTCGACAAAGATTTCTTTTAGTAGCTCTTTTTATGCTTTTTTTAGGTAAGATGATACATATGCCAGGATCTTCGATGTTTCTTTTGCTTAGCAAAAATGTAAAGTGCAAGGTGCTTAGCTTATTTTCAACATTATCAAAAGTCTGTTTGATCTCACTCTTATTAAGTATATTTTGTTTTGTTAAACAAACATTATGCACTAAGTTTAGCTCTGCCTTTAGCTCTTCTATTTTTGATAACTTTTTTCCCACTTAGAGTTTTCATGCGGGCACGAAAACCATGAGTTCTTTTTCTTTTTAAGTTTGAAGGTTGGAATGTTCTTTTCATTTTATATTTTCCTCTTTAAATAAATTTTCTTTATTCTATAAATCACAGAAATAGTTTCGATATTATATAGAAAAGACAAGAATTAGTCAAATGTTATTGATAATTACTTTGAGCAAGGAATTAAATTCATTTTGTTTAATTCCTTCCATGATGTATCAGGGCATTTTTTAGGTTGTTTGCTTGGTAAACAGTAGCCTTGCCAACCTCTGTAATCTTCGGTACTTAGACACTTTTTGAATTTTTTGACTTTAAGGTATGCAGGTGTCCATGTAGAAGAGCTAGAACCAATAAGTTGTTCTTTTTGTTTAGGCTGATCTATTTGTATTTTATTTTGTTTTGATTGTTTAGATATGTTTATTGGGAGAGCATTCATTGCTGTAGGATTTTTTTGGCTTGATCCGCTAGATACTTGTAAGCTAAACCCAGTAGATAAGAATACACTTAATCCTAATGCTATTACTATTTTTTTCATTTTAAATTTGAATTACTTTAATTTTTATGTGCCTAATGATATTTATTTTTTTTGCTCTATTCAAGTTAATCATGTTTTTTACCATGATATAATTTTAATATTTTAATTATACGGAGTTATTGATGTCGGATTTATACCATGTTATCGGATATCCTGTAAAGCATAGTTTATCACCAAAAATTCAAATGCAGTTAGCCAGTCGATATGACCAAGATATGGTTTTTACAGCTATAGAAATTAAGCCTGAAGATTTAGAAAGAAAAATTAAAGAGTTTAGAAGTAATACCCAAATCAAAGGCTTAAGTGTAACGGTTCCTCACAAAGATAAGGTATTTGGCTTGGCTGATGATTCTGATGCAACAGCTAAAGCAGTCGGAGCTGCTAGTAATGTTATTTTTACCTCAGAACGTAAGATGATAGCTCTAAATTATGATGGTTTGGGGATTGTTAATGATATTAAAAATAATTTTAAGGTAGAATTTAAAAATAAGAAAATTCTTGTAGTTGGGGCAGGCGGTGCGGCAAAAGCTGTTGTAGCTGCGATAGTAAAAGAATCTCCAGATTCAATAACTATAACAAATAGAACAAAGCAAAAAGCACAATTTATCGCTAATTTATTTAAATCTGACTTTTCCATAAATGTTGAGGATTTTACAGATATTGTAGGCACCTTTGATATTGTAATCAATTCAACATCATCAAGTATTTATGAGGAAATGCTACCATTAAAAGCTACTAACTTTTCTAAAAATGCTTTTGGCTATGATTTGATGTATGCTGATGGAGGAACTGTTTTTACAAAGTGGTGTCAGGACAATAATATATTTGCAGCTGATGGTAAAGGTATGTTACAAGAGTTAAGTAAGGCAGTATTTAAATATTGGCGAGGGCTGTGACTAGTAAGGCGGGTGTGGTATTATACTTAATATCTTAAATGTTGGCTACTTGCTGTATAGACGAATTTGAATAAAAAAATATTATTTCTTGGTATAGGAGGTATAGGAGTTTCTGCTCTTGCGATAGCTGCAAGAAATTTAGGGGCTGCTGTTGAAGGTCATGATAGTAAGCCTAGTAAGTTAACGGCTAAGCTTGAGTCTTTAGGAATCAAAATATTTATTACAACAAATAATATTAATTTGTCTAACTATGACATGGTTGTCTATTCAAGTGCAATTTCGGCTAAGAACTATTTATTACAAGAAGCTAAAACGCTCGGGATAGAATGTCTACAGAGAGCAATGTTTTTAGCGATCCTGATGAGAAATTTTAATTATAGTATTGCCATAACAGGAACTCATGGTAAAACAACAACATCTAGCATTTTAGCAACACTGTTATGCTATCTTGATAAAAATAATAGTTTTGTAGTTGGCGGGGTGGTCAAGTATTCTAATTCAAACATAGAAGTTAATGGTAAGGATAAACTAGTTATTGAAGCGGATGAGAGTGATGCATCATTTTTACATTTGAATCCGCAGTGTGCCGTAGTTACTAATGTTGATCTTGATCATATGACAACTTATCAAAATAGCTATGAGAATCTCTTAGATAATTTTTTACAATTTCTTTCTAAAGAGACTGTTAAAGATATTTATCTATGTGTAGATGATAAAGGTTGTAATGATCTGTTAGTAAGAGACTCTTTAACTGATAAGAATATAGTCTTATATGGTTTTTCGGAAGATGCTAACGCACAAATAAAAAATTATCGCATAGTAAATAATAACCATACTTGTTTTAAAGTTTGCTACAAGGGCGAGGTGTTAGACTTTACTATCCAACTACCAGGTAAATATAATGTGCAAAATGCAACAGCATGTATTGTTTGTTGCTTAGATCTTGGTTTTGAATATCAAGATATAAGAAGAGCATTGCTAAATGTTGAAGGTGTTGCAAGAAGATTTGATCTCTATGCAAAAAAAATCTCAGGATGTGAAATACAGGTAATAGATGATTATGGGCATCATCCTGTAGAGGTGACTAACTGTTTGGAAGCAGTTAGAGATAGGTTCCCATGCAAAAAAATTATTCATGTATTTCAGCCTCACAGGTATACAAGAAATAGAGATTTATTTAGAGATTGGCTAAAAGCTCTTTGTTTATCTGATCAATTAATTTTACTTCCGACTTACTCTGCTGGTGAAGAAGTTATCTTAGGCGCAGAGAGTAAAGATATAGCACAAAGGCTTACAGATTGTATTTTATTAGATAGTTTTAGTAGTGTAGTGACTACTTTAAAAAAAATTATTGATAAAGATTCGGTTGTTTTAGTACAAGGGGCGGGAGATGTTACAAACTTAGTGGAGATGTTGGGTGAATAGTGTAGATGAATCAACTCTTTATGTCGTTGCAACACCAATAGGTAATCTAAAAGATATAACACTTCGAGCTATTGATATATTAAAAGAAGTTGATGTTATTTTGGCTGAGGACACTCGTGTAACAGCAAAGCTTTTGGTAAGTCTTAATATACGGCGAGAACAAAAACTAGTATCATGTCATGATTTTAATGAAGAGTCTAGGGTGCAACAAGTTAAGGAGTTTTTGGATGTCGGTAAAAGAGTCGCTTTAGTTAGTGATGCAGGAACTCCATTAATATCTGATCCAGGGTATAAAATAGTAGCAAATTTGCGTGAGGATAATTATAAAGTAGTTCCTGTTCCTGGTGTTAGCGCAGTGACTGCGGCTTTATCGGCTGCAGGATTACCATCAAATAGCTTTATGTTTAAAGGTTTTTTATCTGCAAAAAAAATAAAAAGACAACAGCAGATACAAGAATTTAAGAAGAATAATACGACGGTCATACTATATGAGTCTGTGCATAGAGTAGAGTATTTGTTAGCAGATTTAGAGAGTATTTTACCAGATATTGATATTGCTCTTGCAAAAGAGTTAACAAAACGGTTTGAGACTTTTGTTAATGGTAAACCAGCTCAGGTGGTAGAGTTTTTTAGGAGCTATCCTGAAAAAATTAAAGGTGAGTTTGTCGTTATAATTGATTGTAATAATATAGATATCTCAGATTCTTCGAGTATCGACCAAGACTTATTACTTGGAGCATTACTTGAGGAGCTACCGTTAAAAAAGGCTGTTAAATTAACAGCAGATCTATTAAAGCTTAAAAAAAATGATATTTATCAAAAAGCACTAGATTTAAAAAAAGATATGGATTTGAAAAAAAATGTTTAGTCGATCTTTATATACTATTAAACAAATATTTAGTCATAAAAAAATGCTTAAGTTCCTAAAATATAATAATTGTTTAGAAAGTATTGTGCATTTGACACCGGGATTCTTAAATCAAAAAAAAATTAGCTATTTGGCTTTAGACTTCGATGGTGTGTTAGCTAGCCATGGTAAACCAGAGGTTATTGCTGAAGTTAAACAGTGGCTAGGTGATTTTGTTACTAAGTTTGGTGAAGATAATATATTTATTCTTTCAAATAAGCCAACACAAGAAAGATTGGAGTATTTTAAAAAGTATTTTCCTAAAATTAGATTTATATCTGGTGTTGCGAAGAAACCTTATCCAGAAGGTCTTAATAAAATTATAAAAACAATAAACTGTGAGCCACAAGAGGTTGCTCTTGTCGATGATAGACTTTTGACAGGTTGTTTGGCGTGTTTTATCGCTGGATGTTATCCAATACTTATAACGAAACCCTATGTCGATAGAGAAAATTATACAAAAGAAGAGAGATTCTTTAGTTTTTTACGCTATTGTGAGCAAAAAATGTTTTTATAGAATTTTACTTGTGAGTATTTTGATTTATTATTAGTTTAGTATCTATATGGGATTTTAAAAATTAGCTCTATTTATGAAAAAAATTATAGCTTTATTGGTTGTTGTGTTCTTATATGTTAATAGTTTTGCCAGCGACACTTTTACGCAGTCTTTTTTTGATGATCATAATCATTCAACGTATAAATTTTCACCTAAAAACAATAATTATCGTGATGATGTAAAAATACAAGAGTATGGTTTCAATTTTGGTAAGGATGATTCTAACAATTATAACTGTAGTTATAATGCATCAGGACAAATAAGGTGTGGGAATTATAAACTTAGAAAAGATACAACTAGTGATTGCGGGAAAAAATTAAGTAAAAAAATGTTAGAACATCTTGAGAAACTTAAAAAATCTAAAAATATTAGTGAGGGAGATGATTTTAACTGTGCTTTAGATAGTGATGATGAGGCTTATTGTTGGGGTAGTAATAAAAGAGGTCAGCTTGGTACGCCTGAGGTAAAAAGTAAATCAAAAATTCCACAAAAAGTTGATACAAGTATTAAATTTAGAAAAGTATACACAAAAGCACATTATGCTTGTGCTTTAGATGAAAACAATCATGCCTATTGCTGGGGTGATGGTAGTAATGGAGAAGTTGGTAATGGTGAAAAAGGACTTTTTAGTGAGCCACAAAAAGTTAAAACAGATATACAATTTAGTCGATTAATTATGGCAAGGACATATACTTGTGGAATTACTAAGGGATCTAATGAAGTATATTGTTGGGGTAAGGGTAAAAAAGGTACTTTAAGTCTAAACTCTTCGGTACCTGTTAAAATTTAAAAAGATATTAAGAAACTTATTTATGAAAAAAAATATAATAATAATTACACTTGTGTTGATATATAGTAGTGCTTTCGCTCTTGAAACTTATACCCAAAGCTTCTTTTCAGCATACAATAGGAACAATGAATATAATAAAAATATAGCTTATTATGCTTCTGGCGAGCTTAGGGTCGGCCATCATGATATTATCGAAGCTGATTCTGGTAATGATAATGCGAAACAAATAGAAGAGCATTACAAACAGCTTCAAAAAGCCAAAGGAATTAGTGTGAAGAGTGGTTCTAGATGCTTCATGGATAAAAATTATAATATTTACTGTGTCAATGATAAGTACTCTGATGAGCCAGAAGAGCAACAACAAAGTAAAGCTTCAGATTCTTTAGGCATAAGCTTTAGTGAAGATAATAAATTTGAAAAAGTATATGGTCAGAGTAAATATGCTTGTGCTTTAGATAAACAAGGAAATGCTTATTGTTGGGGAGATGGTGATCAAGGAGAGCTTGGAAATGGAGAAAGAGGACACTTTAGTAAACCACAAAGAGTTAAAACAAATATTAAGTTTAGTAGATTGAGTGTATCTAAAACATATGTTTGTGGAATTGCCACAGAAAATAAAGGTATTTATTGTTGGGGTAAAAGTACAGGAAGTACAAACTTAAATTCTGCAGTTCCTGTTAAGATATAACATGAGTGAAAACTCTAAGAAGTTTCTTACAAATTCAAAACGTTTTAAAATCGTAACGGAGTTAAATGACCAACTAAATAATTGTGAGGAGTTCATAATTAGTGTTGCATTTGTAACACTAAGTGGTGTTTTGTGTATTTTAGAATCTTTACGCCAATTACAAACTAATAATATAAAAGGTAAGATCTTGACAGGGTGTTACCTAAATTTTACTGAGCCAAAAGCTTTAGAAAAGCTTCTTGAGTTTAATAATATAGAACTCAAAATACTTGATAGTGAAAACTTTCACGCTAAAGGATTCTTTTTTAGAAATGAGAAAAATTGGCAAGTGATGTTAGGTAGTTCAAACTTAACTCAATCTGCTTTGACAATAAACAATGAGTGGAATATTCTTTTTGAAGCTAATCAAGATGATGAAATTATTAGACAAGCTTTGTTGGAATTTAATAAACTTTTTAATCATGCTAGGTATGTTAGAGATTTTATTGATGAATACAAAGAAATATATTGTAGACAAAAAAGGCTACAAGCTACTGAAGCTATACATTTGCAAAATAGTTGTATAAAACCAAATAAAATTCAAAGAGAGGCTTTAAATAGTCTAGATACATTAAGGAAAGATAGTAAAGATAAGGCTTTAATAATAAGTGCTACAGGTACTGGGAAAACTTTCTTAAGTGCATTTGATGTTGCAGAAGTTAGACCTGAACGTTGCCTTTTTATAGTTCATCGTACAAATATAGCAATAAAAGCTAAAGAAACTTTTGCTAAAATTATTAAAGATAAGGCTTTAGGCTTATATACGGGTGATAATAAAGACTCTACAGAATATTTATTTGCGACTATACAAACACTTAAAAATCCAAAAGTTTTAGCAAATTTTTCAAGAAATGAGTTTAGTTATATAGTTATTGATGAGGTTCATCACGCGGAGGCAAAGAGCTATAAAAAAGTTTTTGATTACTTTAAGCCTAAGTTTTTACTTGGAATGACAGCTACTCCAGAGCGAACAGATGATGCTGATATCTTTAAGTTGTTTGATTATAACATTGCCTATGAAATTAGATTACATCAGGCCTTAGAAGAGGGCTTACTGTGTCCTTTTCATTATTTTGCCATAGAGGATTTTTATATTGAGTCAGAAAAATATTTAACTATAAATTTCTTAAAACTAGTTGATGATGGTCGAATTGCACATATAGTTGAGAAAATGAACTTTTATAAGTTTAGTGGACAGTTTAGAAGTGCATTAATGTTTGTTAGTAATGTCAATGAAGCAAAAGAGCTAGCTACTAAATTAACTCAAAAAGGGATAAGATCAAAAGCTTTAACAAGTGAAGATTCTGAGAGATCTAGATTAGAAGCTATAAGTCAGCTTGAGTCAAATCATTTAGAAGTTATTGTGACGGTTGATATTTTTAATGAAGGTGTTGATATTCCATGTGTAAATCAAGTTATATTATTACGCCCAACACAGAGTGCTATCGTTTATATTCAGCAATTAGGTAGAGGTTTGCGCAAGCATAAAGATAAGCATTTTGTTGTGGTTTTAGATTTTATCGCGAATTATAATAATAATTTTCTTATCCCTGTAGCATTAAGCCAAAATAATAGTTATGACAAGGATGAGCTTAAAAGCTTTGTTATTTCACCAAATAATTATATAGCTGGCCAAAGTACTATAACATTTACAAATATCGCTAAAGAGATTATTTACAAGAATATCCAGATAACAAATTTTTCACAGTTAAAGAATATAAAAAGAGATTATAAGCAGTTGAAAAAAGAACTTGGAAGGATACCAATGCTAGTTGATTTCCAAAAGTATAATTTTATATCTCCAGAAGTTGTCTTATCTGCTAAAGATACATATTATGATATATTAAACTCTTTTAAAGAAAATATAGCTGAACTTGATAGAAGGCAATATTTAATTTTGAAATTCATTTCTAAAGAGTTTACGCCAGCAAAAAGGTTATATGAAATATTAATTCTAGAGAACTTACTAAATTGTAGTAATTTGGTAATGTCACAGCTTGAGTCAAAGCTTCGAGAAAACCTGGATGATTTTGATATTAATAGCTTTAATAATGCTCTAAAGCACTTGGCTTTAGATATATTTACAGTTAATGCCGCAAGACAAAATTACGAGCCATTGATATCTATAAATAATGGAAAAATTTTACTCATAGTTATAGATTTAATAGAAAGCAGCTGTTTATTAGAATTTCATCTTAGGGACTTGATTGAATATAATAAATTAATTTATTCAGAAAGGTATAGTCATCGTAAAAATGCAGATTTAGCAATGTATGCTAAGTATTCAAAAAAAGATATTGCTCATCTTCTGAATCATGATTATACCAATGGAGGGGTTAACTTAGCAGGGTACAGAGTTTTTGAGAATAAAGCATTTCTTTTTATGACTTTTGATGAGAATAAGAAGTTTACACAGCATGATAATAAATTTATTTCTTCGAAAGTTTTTACTTATTATTCTAAAGCTGGAAAGAGTTTAAATGATAAGCTTGAAAATAACTTAGTAAAAGATATTTATATAAGGTACGTGTTTGCTAGGACAAATAAGAATAATGAATATCTCTATTTAGGTACAGTTTCAAAATGTTTGGGCGCCAGAGAGCTTTTAAAAACCAAGAAGATGATTGAATATAGGTTTGAATTACAGCAAGCATTAACTAAAGAAATATGGGAATATTTTGGAGAAATTTATAAAAATAAAATTTGAGCTGTAATTAAATACTTTTTTATTTTTGTTTGTTATAATTGAAGTTAAAGGAAGACATGTTAGGAGAGTTGTCATGGCGTATAAAAAAGTTTTATTAGCAGTAAATGTTTATGAAAATGTAGATGTTGTAATTAAGTCTGCCGTAGACTTTGCTAAGAAGCATAGTACCGAAGTTATAAAAGTGGTTACAGTTATTGACTGTGTAGCGCCGTTTGTGCCATCAATAGTTGATTTCCAGCATTCAATAGAGAAAGAAGCACAAGAAGAGCTAAATAAGCTAGTAGCTAAAATCTCAGGGATTAAAGTTGAGCATGAAGTATTAGTTGGTAATCCAGCAACAGAAATTGTTACATACGCAGAAGAAAGTCAATGTGATGTAATCGTGTTAGGTTCTCATGCTACTCACGGTATCAACTTACTTTTAGGTTCTGTTGCTAACGCTGTTTTACATAAAGCTAAATGTGATGTATTAACTGTGAGAGTTAGTGAAAATGAAGCTGCTGTAAGTAAAGCCCATAGCTATACTAAATTGTTAGTGCCTACAGATCTTGAGAATGACTCATGTATTGTTGTTGATAAAGCAAAAGAAATAGCTAAGCTTTATGATGCAAAATTAGACACAGCATTTGTTATACCGAATGATAGTATTTCCTTGATGACTTATGAGACTGCAAAAGTTGAAAAAGCTTTAGAGAAATTCGCTGAAAAAAATAATATAGATGGTGAAAAATCAGTAATGATTGGCGCAATATCTAATAGCTTATTGGAAAAAGCTGAGAAAGATAAAAATGACCTAATTGTTGTAGGAAGCCATAGAAGAGGCGCAATTGGTAGATTTTTCTTAGGCTCAACGGCAAATAGTATCTTACATGAGGCAAATGTTGACGTCCTGGTTGTAAGACTTAAATAAAAAATATCTTCTTATACATCTTTATCGCTAACTAAAATTCCAAAATTTTTACTAAATTCCTGTTAAAAAGTGTATTTTTGCCAAAAAATATATTTAAATAGAAGTATCAGGTCTAGATAATTGGTTAGAGAATGAAGAAGTTTTTAGTGCTTTTAGCAAGTACAGCTGAGTGGTATGAGTTTACAGTATATTCGTTTTGTGCTGTGTATATTGGTGAAGCATTTTTTCCAAATCTAGCAACTCCATTTGCTAGTTTTTTTAGCAGCTTTTGGAGCCTTTGCTGCAGGTTTTTTAGCTAGACCTTTTGGCGGTATTATTTTTGGATATATTGGTGATAAGAAATCAAGGACAACAGCTCTTGCTTGGGCGGCATTCTTTATGGGATTACCAACTGTGGGTATTGCACTATTACCATCTTATGCAACAATAGGTATTTTAGCACCTATATTACTGGTTCTATTCAGAATACTTCAGGGAATCGCTTTAGGAGGCCAGTATAGTGGTTCAATAGTTATACTTGTGGAAGAGGAAGAGACTATACTAGGAAAAGCAAAGGCTACAGCAAATGTTATAGCAACGGCTTTTGGTGGAATGTTATTTGCTATTATTAGTTTCCAAATTATTAGATACTTTATTCCTAGCGAACTGATGTCACATGGTGGATGGAGAATACTATTTGCTATAGCAATTATTCTTATAGTTATGTCGTTCTTTATTAAGCATACTGGAGATAGTAAATCAGAAGCTTCATCAAGTCAGCAAGTTAAATTATGGCATTTAATTGTGAAGTATTGGAAAAGTATCGTTTTTATGATGCTATTATGCTTTCCTGGAGCAGTCGTAGCATATTTTCAAATAACTATATTACCAAATATTATTACTCAAGTTCTTGGCCATAAAGATGTTGATGTTGCTATCCTTACTACTATAAGCCTAGTTGTTTTTATTGGATCATGTGCTTTAGCAGCTAGATTAACGAAGTTCTTTAATATTAAGTCAATAACGGCTACAGGCTTAGTTCTAATGTTATTACTTCCATTGCCAATGTATGCCCTATATAAATACGATAATAGTTTGTTGATCTTATTTTTTGTAATAATATCTGCTATTTTTGGTTTATTCTATGGCAATATTATGGTGATCTTTACTGAGAGTTTTCCTAAGCAAATACGCTATACAGGTTTTGCTCTAGCTTATAATATAGGTTTTGGAATTTATGGAGGACTTCTACCATTTTTATGTTTTTATCTAGCAGAACATATATCTGATTATATGGCTGTTGGAATGATTTGTGTAAGTGCTGTAGTAGGACTACTTACTTTATATAAGCTTGAGCCAGAAAGTTGTAAAGATGTTACTAGTAGAAAGATTAGGTAATATTTGATTATGAATGAATATTTTTTAGGTCAAAATT from Francisella halioticida includes:
- a CDS encoding DUF3427 domain-containing protein translates to MSENSKKFLTNSKRFKIVTELNDQLNNCEEFIISVAFVTLSGVLCILESLRQLQTNNIKGKILTGCYLNFTEPKALEKLLEFNNIELKILDSENFHAKGFFFRNEKNWQVMLGSSNLTQSALTINNEWNILFEANQDDEIIRQALLEFNKLFNHARYVRDFIDEYKEIYCRQKRLQATEAIHLQNSCIKPNKIQREALNSLDTLRKDSKDKALIISATGTGKTFLSAFDVAEVRPERCLFIVHRTNIAIKAKETFAKIIKDKALGLYTGDNKDSTEYLFATIQTLKNPKVLANFSRNEFSYIVIDEVHHAEAKSYKKVFDYFKPKFLLGMTATPERTDDADIFKLFDYNIAYEIRLHQALEEGLLCPFHYFAIEDFYIESEKYLTINFLKLVDDGRIAHIVEKMNFYKFSGQFRSALMFVSNVNEAKELATKLTQKGIRSKALTSEDSERSRLEAISQLESNHLEVIVTVDIFNEGVDIPCVNQVILLRPTQSAIVYIQQLGRGLRKHKDKHFVVVLDFIANYNNNFLIPVALSQNNSYDKDELKSFVISPNNYIAGQSTITFTNIAKEIIYKNIQITNFSQLKNIKRDYKQLKKELGRIPMLVDFQKYNFISPEVVLSAKDTYYDILNSFKENIAELDRRQYLILKFISKEFTPAKRLYEILILENLLNCSNLVMSQLESKLRENLDDFDINSFNNALKHLALDIFTVNAARQNYEPLISINNGKILLIVIDLIESSCLLEFHLRDLIEYNKLIYSERYSHRKNADLAMYAKYSKKDIAHLLNHDYTNGGVNLAGYRVFENKAFLFMTFDENKKFTQHDNKFISSKVFTYYSKAGKSLNDKLENNLVKDIYIRYVFARTNKNNEYLYLGTVSKCLGARELLKTKKMIEYRFELQQALTKEIWEYFGEIYKNKI
- a CDS encoding universal stress protein, with amino-acid sequence MAYKKVLLAVNVYENVDVVIKSAVDFAKKHSTEVIKVVTVIDCVAPFVPSIVDFQHSIEKEAQEELNKLVAKISGIKVEHEVLVGNPATEIVTYAEESQCDVIVLGSHATHGINLLLGSVANAVLHKAKCDVLTVRVSENEAAVSKAHSYTKLLVPTDLENDSCIVVDKAKEIAKLYDAKLDTAFVIPNDSISLMTYETAKVEKALEKFAEKNNIDGEKSVMIGAISNSLLEKAEKDKNDLIVVGSHRRGAIGRFFLGSTANSILHEANVDVLVVRLK
- a CDS encoding MFS transporter; amino-acid sequence: MLVFLAAFGAFAAGFLARPFGGIIFGYIGDKKSRTTALAWAAFFMGLPTVGIALLPSYATIGILAPILLVLFRILQGIALGGQYSGSIVILVEEEETILGKAKATANVIATAFGGMLFAIISFQIIRYFIPSELMSHGGWRILFAIAIILIVMSFFIKHTGDSKSEASSSQQVKLWHLIVKYWKSIVFMMLLCFPGAVVAYFQITILPNIITQVLGHKDVDVAILTTISLVVFIGSCALAARLTKFFNIKSITATGLVLMLLLPLPMYALYKYDNSLLILFFVIISAIFGLFYGNIMVIFTESFPKQIRYTGFALAYNIGFGIYGGLLPFLCFYLAEHISDYMAVGMICVSAVVGLLTLYKLEPESCKDVTSRKIR